Proteins found in one Pontibacter sp. SGAir0037 genomic segment:
- the dnaK gene encoding molecular chaperone DnaK: MGKIIGIDLGTTNSCVAVMEGNEPVVIPNSEGRRTTPSIVAFLDNGNGERKVGDPAKRQAITNPQNTIASIKRFMGHSYNEVNDEAKQVSYKVVQGGNNTVRVEIGDRQYTPQEISAMVLQKMKATAEDYLGTTVTEAVITVPAYFNDAQRQATKEAGQIAGLEVKRIINEPTAAALAYGLDKKSVDQKIAVFDLGGGTFDISILELGDGVFEVLSTNGDTHLGGDDFDQVIINWLAQEFLNDEGIDLRKDPMALQRLKEAAEKAKIELSSSNETEINLPYIMPVNGIPKHLVRKLSRSKFEQLSDDLIRRSMEPCRQALKDAGLSTSDIDEVILVGGSTRIPRVQEEVEKFFGKKPSKGVNPDEVVAIGAAIQGGVLTGEVKDVLLLDVTPLSLGIETMGGVMTKLIESNTTIPTKKSETFSTASDNQPSVEIHVLQGERPMARDNRTIGRFHLDGIPAAPRGVPQIEVIFDIDANGILHVTAKDKATGKEQKIRIEASSGLSEQEIERMRQEAEANAEADKRAKEEIEKLNAADSMIFQTEKQLKEYGDKLSAGNKSNIENALGQLKTAHGAKDIAGIDAAIEALNGAWSAASQEMYAATQGGNGAPGADFGGQAGGPGAGQQSAGSDDGGVTDVDYEEVDSKK, translated from the coding sequence ATGGGAAAGATAATAGGTATTGACTTGGGTACAACCAACTCCTGCGTTGCTGTAATGGAAGGTAACGAGCCGGTGGTTATACCAAACAGCGAAGGCCGCAGAACCACTCCGTCTATCGTTGCTTTCTTAGACAACGGAAACGGTGAGCGTAAAGTAGGCGACCCTGCCAAAAGACAGGCAATCACAAACCCTCAGAACACAATCGCTTCGATTAAGCGCTTCATGGGCCACAGCTACAACGAAGTAAACGACGAAGCAAAGCAAGTATCCTATAAAGTGGTACAAGGCGGTAACAACACAGTGCGTGTTGAGATTGGCGACAGACAATATACGCCACAGGAAATCTCTGCCATGGTGCTTCAGAAAATGAAGGCTACTGCCGAAGATTACCTGGGAACAACCGTAACTGAGGCCGTTATTACAGTACCAGCTTACTTTAACGATGCACAGCGCCAGGCTACGAAAGAAGCTGGTCAGATTGCGGGTCTGGAAGTAAAGCGTATCATTAACGAACCTACAGCAGCAGCACTTGCTTATGGTCTGGACAAGAAAAGTGTAGATCAGAAAATCGCTGTATTCGACCTTGGTGGCGGTACTTTCGATATTTCTATTCTGGAACTTGGTGATGGCGTGTTCGAAGTACTTTCTACAAACGGTGACACCCATCTTGGTGGTGACGACTTTGATCAGGTAATTATCAACTGGCTGGCCCAGGAGTTCCTGAACGACGAAGGCATTGACCTGCGTAAAGACCCAATGGCATTACAGCGCTTAAAAGAAGCTGCTGAAAAGGCTAAAATTGAGTTATCCAGCTCTAACGAGACTGAGATTAACCTGCCTTACATAATGCCAGTAAACGGTATTCCAAAGCACTTGGTGCGTAAATTGAGCCGTTCTAAATTTGAGCAGCTTTCTGATGACCTGATCCGTCGCTCTATGGAGCCATGCCGTCAGGCTTTAAAAGATGCTGGTCTTTCTACTTCTGACATCGACGAAGTAATTTTGGTGGGTGGTTCTACCCGTATCCCAAGAGTACAGGAAGAGGTGGAGAAGTTCTTCGGTAAAAAGCCATCTAAAGGTGTAAACCCTGATGAAGTAGTTGCCATTGGTGCCGCAATCCAGGGTGGTGTATTAACAGGTGAAGTAAAAGACGTACTTCTGCTGGACGTAACGCCTCTTTCTTTAGGTATTGAGACCATGGGTGGTGTGATGACTAAGTTAATTGAGTCTAACACAACTATTCCTACGAAGAAGTCTGAGACATTCTCTACTGCTTCTGATAACCAGCCTTCTGTGGAGATACACGTACTGCAAGGTGAGCGCCCTATGGCCCGCGATAACCGCACCATCGGACGTTTCCACTTAGATGGTATTCCGGCAGCTCCACGTGGTGTTCCTCAAATCGAAGTTATCTTCGATATAGATGCCAACGGTATCCTGCATGTAACTGCTAAAGATAAAGCGACAGGCAAAGAGCAGAAGATCCGTATCGAAGCCTCTTCCGGCCTGAGCGAGCAGGAAATCGAACGCATGCGCCAAGAAGCAGAAGCCAACGCAGAGGCTGATAAGCGTGCGAAGGAAGAAATTGAGAAGCTGAATGCGGCTGACTCGATGATCTTCCAGACCGAGAAACAGCTGAAAGAGTATGGCGACAAGTTATCTGCCGGTAACAAGTCGAATATAGAAAATGCGCTGGGTCAGTTAAAAACTGCACATGGTGCGAAAGACATTGCCGGCATAGATGCCGCTATCGAAGCTCTTAATGGAGCCTGGAGTGCAGCTTCTCAGGAAATGTATGCAGCTACACAGGGCGGTAACGGCGCTCCGGGTGCCGATTTCGGTGGCCAGGCTGGAGGTCCGGGTGCAGGCCAGCAAAGCGCAGGATCTGACGACGGTGGCGTAACTGACGTTGATTATGAGGAAGTAGACAGTAAGAAATAA
- a CDS encoding 2-hydroxyacid dehydrogenase, whose protein sequence is MRVIFFSSKAYDKNFFKETNTAFQHDLKFLDVPLSVPTAVLAEGYDAVCIFVNDAANAEVLKVLAAHGVKLIALRCAGFNNVDLKAAKELGLKVVRVPAYSPYSVAEHTIALILTLNRKTHRAYNRVKEGNFALNGLMGFDLHGKTVGLIGLGKIGLVTAKILKGFGCRVLGYDVVKGEEVEQIGIEFTDLDTLLSQADIISLHCPLTPQTFHIINDQSIAKMKEGVMLINTSRGALIDTKAVIAGLKSCRIKYLGLDVYEEEADLFFEDLSEKVIQDDVFMRLLSFNNVLITGHQAFLTSNALQSIAAVTLQNIQDFEEGKELVNEVVG, encoded by the coding sequence ATGCGTGTAATATTTTTCAGTTCGAAAGCCTACGACAAAAATTTTTTCAAAGAAACGAATACCGCTTTTCAGCATGATCTTAAGTTTTTGGATGTACCCCTTTCTGTTCCTACAGCGGTGCTGGCAGAGGGGTATGATGCTGTGTGCATATTTGTGAATGATGCAGCGAACGCCGAAGTTCTGAAAGTGCTGGCGGCACATGGGGTAAAGTTAATTGCCCTGCGTTGCGCCGGCTTTAACAATGTAGATTTAAAGGCCGCCAAAGAGCTTGGGTTAAAAGTGGTTCGGGTACCTGCCTATTCGCCTTATTCTGTGGCCGAGCATACCATTGCCCTTATCCTGACGCTGAACAGGAAAACGCACCGGGCATACAACAGAGTGAAAGAGGGAAATTTTGCCCTGAATGGCCTGATGGGCTTCGACTTGCATGGCAAAACGGTTGGCCTGATTGGTTTAGGCAAAATCGGGTTGGTAACAGCAAAAATTCTGAAGGGTTTTGGCTGCCGTGTGTTGGGCTATGATGTGGTGAAAGGGGAGGAAGTAGAGCAGATCGGCATAGAGTTCACAGATTTGGATACGCTGCTCTCGCAAGCGGATATTATATCGCTGCATTGCCCGCTTACGCCACAAACTTTTCATATCATAAACGATCAGTCTATTGCTAAGATGAAGGAGGGCGTTATGTTGATTAATACCAGCAGAGGCGCTTTAATTGATACAAAAGCTGTGATTGCAGGTTTAAAAAGTTGCCGTATTAAATACCTCGGCTTGGATGTTTATGAAGAGGAAGCAGACCTGTTCTTCGAAGACTTATCTGAGAAAGTAATCCAGGATGATGTGTTTATGCGTTTGCTGTCTTTTAACAACGTGTTAATTACCGGCCACCAGGCTTTTTTAACCAGCAACGCCCTGCAAAGTATAGCAGCCGTTACACTACAAAATATCCAGGATTTCGAAGAAGGCAAAGAACTGGTAAACGAGGTAGTGGGGTAG
- a CDS encoding ATP-dependent DNA helicase RecQ, with the protein MVPVQDIHHILKNYWGYEQFRPLQEDIIRSVLSGKDTLALLPTGGGKSICFQVPALAKEGICLVVTPLIALMKDQVEQLKRRGISAVAIYSGMNRREIDIALDNCVYGQVKFLYLSPERLLTDLFQERVKRMKVGLLAIDEAHCISQWGYDFRPPYLQIAELRILLPGVPVIALTATATELVRLDIQEKLQFPEPNVFVKSFARANLSYSCLYTEDKISRMLEVLQRMPGQSIVYVRSRKQTVELAKFLQSRRISAAAYHAGLKFEERSAVQSAWIQDKVRVITATNAFGMGIDKPDVRLVVHMDLPESLEAYYQEAGRAGRDEKYAYAVILHGPNEVEELQKKVEEAHPPVELIRRVYQSLANYYQIAVGSGAMGNFDFDLADFSKTYKLKPLEVHHAIKRLEGEGYIQLNESYYMPSRLMLAVDNMVLYEFQVKNPEHDALLRMILRLYGGEAFTNFVKISERKIAEQLKLTDPEVKRKLEYLHKLQVVVYEPSKDAPQLVFTAPRLDALNLPLDQKKLQRLRERALGQVKEIAHYVHTGNRCRTQLLLEYFGEISDKKCRICDYCLAERKKERQEEEEKALRMKVVELLQVQPYQPKELVQQFEPKQSGAVTVLIRQMVDLGSIRYLDNGKLELVQAN; encoded by the coding sequence ATGGTTCCTGTGCAAGACATCCATCATATTTTAAAGAACTATTGGGGCTATGAGCAATTCAGGCCTTTGCAGGAAGATATTATCCGGTCGGTGCTTTCAGGTAAAGATACGCTTGCTCTGCTGCCAACAGGAGGAGGTAAATCTATTTGCTTTCAGGTGCCTGCACTGGCGAAAGAGGGGATCTGCCTGGTAGTTACACCACTGATTGCCCTTATGAAAGACCAGGTGGAGCAGCTGAAAAGACGGGGAATTTCGGCTGTTGCCATTTATTCGGGCATGAACCGCCGGGAAATAGATATTGCTTTAGATAACTGTGTGTATGGGCAGGTAAAATTTCTGTACCTGTCGCCGGAGCGCCTGCTGACAGACCTGTTTCAGGAGCGGGTAAAACGGATGAAGGTCGGGCTGCTGGCAATAGATGAGGCACACTGTATCTCACAATGGGGCTACGATTTCAGGCCGCCATACCTGCAAATTGCGGAGCTGCGTATCCTGTTACCGGGCGTACCAGTCATTGCCCTCACAGCAACAGCCACCGAGCTGGTTCGCCTGGATATCCAGGAGAAGCTGCAGTTCCCGGAGCCAAATGTATTTGTAAAAAGCTTTGCCAGAGCCAATTTATCTTATTCCTGCCTCTATACCGAAGATAAGATCAGTCGCATGCTGGAGGTGTTGCAGCGGATGCCTGGGCAAAGTATTGTGTACGTGCGTAGCCGCAAGCAAACAGTAGAGCTGGCAAAATTTCTGCAAAGCAGGCGTATTTCGGCTGCAGCCTATCATGCAGGTTTAAAGTTTGAAGAACGAAGTGCAGTGCAGAGTGCCTGGATACAGGACAAGGTGCGGGTGATCACCGCGACCAATGCGTTTGGCATGGGTATCGATAAACCTGATGTACGGTTGGTCGTGCACATGGACCTGCCTGAGAGTCTGGAGGCATATTACCAGGAAGCAGGCCGTGCGGGTCGCGACGAGAAATATGCCTATGCTGTTATTTTGCACGGCCCGAACGAGGTGGAGGAACTGCAAAAGAAAGTGGAGGAGGCGCATCCGCCAGTTGAGTTAATCAGAAGAGTATATCAGAGTTTAGCCAATTACTACCAGATAGCAGTAGGCAGCGGGGCTATGGGGAATTTTGATTTTGACCTGGCCGACTTTTCTAAAACTTATAAGCTAAAGCCGCTGGAGGTACATCATGCTATCAAACGATTGGAAGGCGAAGGCTATATTCAGTTGAATGAAAGCTATTATATGCCGTCGCGGCTGATGCTGGCCGTGGACAACATGGTGCTGTATGAGTTCCAGGTAAAGAACCCGGAGCACGATGCTTTGCTTCGGATGATCCTGCGCTTATACGGGGGCGAAGCATTTACCAATTTTGTAAAGATATCGGAACGGAAAATAGCCGAGCAGTTAAAGTTAACCGACCCGGAGGTGAAGCGAAAACTGGAGTACCTGCACAAGCTGCAGGTGGTGGTGTATGAGCCCTCAAAAGATGCGCCCCAGCTGGTTTTTACAGCGCCACGCCTGGATGCCCTCAATCTTCCCCTGGACCAGAAGAAACTGCAAAGACTGCGCGAAAGAGCTTTAGGCCAGGTAAAAGAAATAGCCCATTATGTTCATACCGGCAATCGTTGCCGCACTCAGCTGCTGCTGGAGTATTTCGGTGAAATCAGCGATAAGAAATGCCGTATCTGTGATTATTGCCTGGCAGAACGGAAAAAAGAACGGCAGGAGGAGGAAGAGAAAGCCTTACGCATGAAAGTAGTGGAACTGCTGCAGGTACAGCCTTACCAACCCAAAGAACTGGTGCAACAGTTCGAGCCAAAGCAATCAGGAGCTGTAACGGTACTAATCCGGCAGATGGTAGATCTGGGCAGCATCCGGTATCTGGATAACGGCAAGCTGGAGCTTGTGCAGGCTAACTAA
- a CDS encoding nuclear transport factor 2 family protein, with amino-acid sequence MSLKSVLCLCASLLICLSIQAQDTKKQDHVLEPVMLQLKGYNNRDIETFAAAFSDTVKVFRQPGVLSYQGKEELKKRYGQMFANTPDLNCEVVNRIVAGNVVIDHEKVRRSKDQPRFDAIAVYRVQNNIIVEVTFISPDTTK; translated from the coding sequence ATGAGCCTAAAATCTGTACTTTGCTTATGTGCTTCTTTACTTATCTGTTTAAGTATACAGGCACAGGACACTAAAAAGCAGGATCATGTACTAGAACCTGTCATGCTGCAGCTTAAAGGGTATAACAACCGCGACATAGAAACATTTGCGGCAGCCTTTAGCGATACAGTAAAAGTATTTCGCCAGCCGGGCGTATTATCTTATCAGGGGAAAGAAGAACTGAAGAAGCGCTATGGCCAAATGTTTGCCAATACGCCAGATCTTAACTGCGAAGTTGTAAACAGAATTGTTGCCGGCAATGTCGTAATAGACCATGAAAAGGTAAGGCGCAGCAAAGACCAGCCCCGTTTTGATGCCATTGCCGTTTATCGGGTACAAAACAACATCATTGTAGAAGTAACCTTTATCTCTCCGGATACTACTAAATAA
- a CDS encoding outer membrane beta-barrel protein, which yields MKHLSAILLFLLLSQLAFSQKDFRKGYIIQGTDTIKGYVDYRGDKRNAQVTIFKPDLNGAEQRLTPTDIAGYGFEKEGKVYESKPIINNDRKEKESIFLNVLIKGKASIYYYRDADAKDRYYVQKDTSIFELENLKYQVVNPGSEARYERAERRYLSTLSSLFSDCPSFSNQQLSNVRFNHSDLIKITNKYNRCINPASVAKAFTNREDQVKITVGPVLSFSKSTLSFTGNSALGRAEFQNDSHLGGGFSFNMLLPSMSEKLSVQTELLYIPAKFSSPSTRYDAFYYEFQFDLAYLKLPVQLRYTYPKGKVQPFVNGGLVLAYAIKDDNKQIVSHESRFREPTQSSAIAAPNFNHFMNGITAGAGLMCQINNKPLALEIRYDKTSDITKNINLSGSIKGFNLLLSYGF from the coding sequence ATGAAGCATTTGTCTGCCATTCTTTTATTTCTACTGCTCAGCCAGCTTGCATTCAGCCAGAAAGACTTTCGGAAAGGTTATATTATCCAAGGCACTGATACGATAAAAGGCTATGTAGATTATAGAGGAGACAAGCGCAATGCCCAGGTAACCATATTTAAACCGGATTTAAATGGAGCAGAGCAGAGACTAACGCCAACTGATATTGCTGGCTATGGTTTTGAGAAAGAAGGAAAAGTTTACGAATCTAAACCTATTATAAATAATGATAGAAAAGAAAAGGAATCAATATTCCTGAATGTTCTGATCAAGGGGAAAGCCAGTATCTATTATTACCGTGATGCTGATGCGAAAGACCGCTATTATGTTCAAAAGGACACTTCCATTTTCGAACTAGAAAACCTGAAATACCAGGTTGTTAATCCAGGTTCAGAAGCCAGGTACGAACGCGCTGAACGTAGGTACCTAAGCACCCTGAGTTCATTGTTTTCCGACTGCCCTTCTTTTTCAAACCAGCAACTAAGCAATGTAAGGTTCAACCATAGCGATCTTATAAAGATTACCAATAAGTATAACAGGTGCATAAATCCTGCCAGTGTTGCTAAAGCGTTTACTAATCGCGAAGATCAGGTGAAAATAACTGTCGGCCCTGTGCTAAGCTTTTCGAAGTCAACTTTGTCATTTACCGGTAATTCAGCATTAGGACGTGCAGAATTTCAAAACGACTCTCATCTTGGAGGAGGATTTTCATTTAATATGCTCTTGCCGTCAATGAGTGAAAAGCTATCAGTACAAACCGAATTACTGTATATTCCCGCTAAGTTCAGTTCCCCATCAACTAGGTATGATGCCTTTTATTATGAATTTCAGTTTGACCTCGCTTACCTTAAACTACCTGTTCAACTTCGTTATACCTATCCTAAGGGAAAAGTTCAGCCTTTTGTGAATGGAGGATTAGTGCTGGCATATGCCATAAAAGATGATAATAAACAGATTGTAAGTCACGAATCCAGATTCAGAGAGCCTACGCAATCGTCGGCCATCGCTGCACCTAACTTTAATCATTTTATGAATGGTATAACAGCCGGTGCAGGTTTAATGTGTCAGATAAATAACAAACCCTTAGCTTTGGAAATCAGGTACGACAAAACCAGCGATATAACTAAAAATATTAATTTAAGTGGGAGTATAAAAGGATTTAACTTATTGCTCAGCTATGGATTTTAA
- a CDS encoding head GIN domain-containing protein, producing the protein MKLKLLLAKAAIYLLVLLGLGYLVSCSDSACIKGEGSIEQRELQLQPFSKIESEGDFKVYLTQGSPQKVEVKGEPNILSDLSTEVVDGKWKIRHRSCVRRSKAVEVYITVPEVSELSINGSGSISSTNSLEAGNLALSVNGSGKANIAAIAERIITRLSGSGEITLSGETNMNTIVLSGSGRIASYSLQADDVIVTLSGSGRADVTALNNLTVTISGSGSVYYDGSPSVSSEISGSGKVVRR; encoded by the coding sequence ATGAAATTGAAATTACTTTTAGCCAAAGCCGCTATTTACCTCCTTGTCCTGCTCGGGTTAGGGTATCTGGTTTCCTGTTCCGACTCTGCCTGCATTAAGGGCGAGGGCAGCATAGAACAGCGTGAACTTCAGTTACAGCCTTTCAGCAAAATAGAATCGGAAGGCGATTTTAAAGTGTACCTTACACAGGGAAGCCCTCAGAAAGTAGAAGTAAAGGGGGAGCCTAACATCTTAAGCGATTTAAGCACAGAAGTTGTAGACGGAAAATGGAAGATCAGGCACAGAAGCTGTGTGCGGAGAAGCAAGGCTGTGGAGGTATACATAACCGTGCCCGAAGTAAGTGAGTTAAGTATAAATGGCTCTGGCAGCATCAGCAGCACCAATTCCTTAGAAGCAGGCAATTTAGCTCTTTCTGTAAACGGCTCTGGCAAAGCCAATATAGCAGCTATTGCCGAAAGAATTATTACCAGGTTAAGTGGTTCAGGAGAAATAACGCTGAGCGGAGAAACCAACATGAATACCATTGTGCTTTCCGGCTCTGGCAGGATAGCTTCTTATAGTTTACAGGCAGACGATGTTATTGTAACGCTGTCGGGCTCCGGCAGGGCAGATGTAACAGCCTTAAACAATTTAACGGTAACTATAAGCGGCAGTGGCAGCGTTTATTACGATGGAAGCCCATCCGTAAGTTCAGAGATCTCAGGATCAGGTAAAGTGGTCAGGAGGTAG
- a CDS encoding 5-(carboxyamino)imidazole ribonucleotide synthase, translating into MKGEVKLGILGGGQLGRMLLQAGLDFNLYTLVLDPDENAPCKDVCHEFFVGSFRDFDTVYEFGKNCDVLTIEIEHVNCDALAKLEEEGVKVYPDAKTVRTIQDKGLQKEFYRQHSIPTADFKILKDRQELEQNLDFLPAFQKLRREGYDGRGVTRLTSEADLGKAFEEPSVLEKLVDYEKEISVIVARNANGEVSAFPLVELSFHPVHNLVDYLFAPANVAYKQQRMAIEIATRVIESFGMVGILAVEMFLTKDGQILVNEVAPRPHNSGHHTIKANYTSQYEQHLRAILNLPLGSTDIQSAAVMLNLLGEPGYDGEAAYEGLQEALAVPGVYIHLYGKKYTRPARKMGHITVLGETIEEAQQRATSIKNVIKVKA; encoded by the coding sequence ATGAAAGGAGAAGTAAAGCTAGGCATTTTAGGAGGCGGACAACTTGGACGTATGCTCCTGCAGGCCGGGCTCGATTTTAACTTATATACCCTGGTTCTGGACCCGGATGAAAACGCGCCCTGCAAAGATGTATGCCACGAATTTTTCGTTGGCAGCTTCCGCGATTTTGATACAGTGTATGAATTCGGTAAGAATTGTGATGTTCTGACCATAGAGATAGAGCATGTAAACTGCGATGCGCTTGCGAAGCTGGAAGAAGAAGGTGTGAAGGTATACCCGGACGCCAAGACCGTACGCACTATTCAGGACAAAGGACTGCAAAAGGAGTTCTACAGGCAGCACAGCATACCTACCGCTGATTTTAAAATTTTAAAAGACAGGCAGGAGCTAGAGCAGAACCTTGATTTTCTGCCGGCATTTCAGAAACTGCGCCGTGAGGGCTATGACGGACGAGGGGTAACACGTTTAACGAGCGAAGCTGATCTGGGAAAAGCTTTTGAAGAGCCATCGGTGCTGGAAAAGCTGGTGGATTATGAAAAGGAGATATCTGTTATTGTAGCGCGTAATGCGAATGGCGAAGTGTCGGCCTTTCCTTTGGTTGAGTTGAGTTTTCACCCGGTGCATAACCTGGTAGATTACCTTTTTGCTCCGGCCAATGTAGCTTATAAGCAGCAACGGATGGCGATAGAAATTGCCACCCGTGTAATTGAGTCGTTTGGCATGGTGGGTATACTAGCAGTAGAAATGTTCCTGACCAAAGACGGGCAGATACTGGTAAACGAAGTAGCTCCCCGACCTCATAATAGCGGACACCACACCATTAAAGCTAACTATACCTCACAGTATGAGCAGCACCTGCGTGCCATTCTGAACCTGCCACTGGGCAGTACTGATATACAAAGTGCGGCTGTGATGCTTAACCTGCTGGGAGAACCAGGCTATGATGGTGAGGCTGCCTATGAAGGGCTCCAGGAAGCGTTGGCGGTGCCGGGTGTATACATTCATTTGTATGGAAAGAAGTATACCCGGCCTGCCCGTAAAATGGGGCATATTACCGTGTTGGGTGAAACAATAGAAGAAGCACAGCAACGGGCAACCTCTATCAAAAATGTAATTAAAGTTAAAGCATAA
- the purE gene encoding 5-(carboxyamino)imidazole ribonucleotide mutase, which translates to MAEETTNTQPLVGIIMGSQSDLKVMDAAAEILETLNVPFELTIVSAHRTPHRMIEYAESARKKGLKVIIAGAGGAAHLPGMVASLTTLPVIGVPVKSSNSIDGWDSVLSILQMPGGIPVATVALNGAQNAGILAAQILGTTNAAIADRLEKYKSSLKDKVMRSVEELRRGDRDLD; encoded by the coding sequence ATGGCCGAAGAAACTACCAATACACAACCCTTAGTAGGAATTATTATGGGCAGCCAGTCAGACCTTAAAGTAATGGATGCTGCTGCTGAAATTCTGGAAACGCTGAATGTACCGTTCGAGCTGACGATTGTATCTGCGCATCGTACGCCCCATCGTATGATCGAATATGCGGAGTCTGCTCGTAAAAAAGGCTTAAAAGTAATTATTGCAGGTGCCGGTGGGGCAGCACATTTGCCAGGTATGGTGGCATCGCTTACAACTTTACCAGTTATTGGCGTACCTGTAAAGTCAAGCAATTCTATAGATGGCTGGGATTCTGTACTGTCTATCCTGCAAATGCCAGGAGGTATACCTGTGGCAACTGTGGCATTAAATGGCGCTCAGAATGCAGGGATACTGGCCGCCCAGATTTTAGGTACTACCAACGCTGCTATTGCCGACAGGTTGGAGAAGTATAAGAGCAGCCTGAAAGATAAAGTAATGCGCTCTGTAGAAGAGTTAAGACGAGGAGATCGGGATTTAGATTAG
- a CDS encoding GNAT family N-acetyltransferase: MIKEADADDIDELFELWCELQEDHQGYHPVFKVKPNSQQVLKDELLYRMRDKDTRFFAYTDGSEWLGMMVVSLKKASEGFKLSRKGYIGETIVKKEARSKGIGKELFEAARNWLSDRGADHIELQVSVKNNRGLSFWQDLGFTPTTYHMILDVKK; the protein is encoded by the coding sequence ATGATTAAAGAAGCCGATGCAGACGACATAGATGAGCTCTTTGAGCTATGGTGCGAGTTGCAGGAGGATCACCAGGGCTATCACCCTGTTTTTAAAGTTAAACCGAATAGTCAGCAGGTTCTGAAAGATGAGCTGCTCTACCGGATGCGTGATAAGGACACCCGGTTCTTTGCCTACACCGATGGCTCGGAATGGCTGGGAATGATGGTTGTTTCTCTTAAAAAAGCCTCTGAAGGATTTAAATTATCCCGCAAAGGCTATATAGGAGAAACTATTGTAAAAAAAGAAGCCAGAAGCAAAGGCATAGGCAAAGAGTTGTTCGAAGCAGCCCGAAACTGGCTCTCAGACAGAGGGGCAGATCATATTGAGCTCCAGGTATCCGTCAAAAACAACAGGGGCTTGTCTTTCTGGCAGGACTTAGGATTTACGCCAACTACTTATCACATGATATTAGATGTGAAGAAATAA
- a CDS encoding YdcF family protein, which yields MMEELIIRTLCDTLPTTTADALFLFGQTADNQEAIFSKSVELLQGKRAAKILFLGTEAMSGYPGFEEWRQKLLALGVAENKIEPVPPYPADTDILHTFIEATSVARYAKQKGYKTMLMMAAPFQQPRAFMAAVTATTREYPELRLYSVPGNPMPWQEEVVHSQGKVKDTRAGLIAGELERIEKYNTKGDLASVAELLEYLNRRDRAER from the coding sequence ATGATGGAAGAACTCATTATCCGCACGCTGTGCGACACACTGCCAACTACAACTGCAGATGCGCTGTTTCTCTTTGGGCAGACCGCCGATAACCAGGAGGCAATCTTTTCTAAATCAGTAGAACTGCTACAAGGAAAAAGGGCTGCCAAAATATTGTTTCTGGGTACGGAGGCAATGAGCGGCTATCCGGGGTTTGAGGAGTGGAGGCAAAAGCTGCTTGCGTTGGGCGTTGCAGAAAACAAAATAGAGCCGGTACCACCCTATCCTGCTGATACGGATATACTGCACACATTTATAGAGGCCACCTCTGTAGCGCGTTATGCAAAGCAAAAAGGATATAAAACCATGCTTATGATGGCAGCTCCTTTTCAGCAGCCCCGTGCTTTTATGGCGGCTGTAACTGCTACAACACGGGAGTATCCGGAGCTTAGGCTCTACAGTGTTCCCGGAAACCCAATGCCATGGCAGGAAGAAGTGGTGCATTCGCAGGGTAAAGTGAAAGACACCAGGGCAGGACTGATTGCCGGAGAACTGGAACGCATCGAGAAGTATAATACCAAAGGAGACCTGGCCTCAGTAGCGGAGTTGCTGGAATACCTGAATCGCAGAGACCGGGCTGAAAGGTAG